A region from the Aegilops tauschii subsp. strangulata cultivar AL8/78 chromosome 5, Aet v6.0, whole genome shotgun sequence genome encodes:
- the LOC109763533 gene encoding polyadenylate-binding protein RBP47, with product MQAATVAAAANGGGDVQKQQQQVGAAPLPAVAALAPPPHWVAMPFAPPGAAAMVVPHQMAPAPPHQFAPHFVPFHAVAPPPPPLQPRPAHVAMGSPAPAAQPGQEENKTIWVGDLHYWMDENYLHTCFGYTGEVVAIKVIRNKQTGQSEGYGFVEFYSHAAAEKVLDGFAGHIMPNTDQPFRINWASFSMGDRRSDIASDHSIFVGDLASDVNDTALLETFSSRYSSVKGAKVVIDANTGRSKGYGFVRFGDDSEKTNAMTEMNGVYCSTRPMRIGPATPRKSSGTSGSTGSSARSDGDLTNTTVFVGGLDPNVSEDDLKQTFTQYGEISSVKIPVGKQCGFVQFLQRKNAEDALQGLNGSTIGKQTVRLSWGRNPANKQLRSDNGNQWNNGMYYAPSPFYNGYGYPAAPFPDPGMYAAAYGAYPVYGNQQQVS from the exons ATGCAGGCGGCGACGGTGGCAGCGGCGGCCAACGGCGGGGGCGACGTGCAGAAGCAGCAGCAACAGGTGGGGGCGGCGCCGctcccggcggtggcggcgctggcGCCGCCGCCCCATTGGGTGGCCATGCCGTTCGCGCCGCCGGGCGCCGCGGCCATGGTGGTGCCGCACCAGATGGCGCCGGCGCCGCCCCACCAGTTCGCGCCGCACTTCGTGCCGTTCCACGccgtcgcgccgccgcccccgccgctgcAGCCGCGCCCGGCGCACGTCGCCATGGGCTCGCCCGCCCCCGCCGCGCAGCCCGGCCAGGAGGAGAACAAGACCATCTGGGTCGGCGACCTCCATTACTGGATGGACGAGAACTACCTCCACACCTGCTTCGGCTACACCGGCGAG GTTGTCGCAATCAAGGTTATTCGTAATAAGCAAACCGGACAATCAGAAGGATATGGATTTGTAGAGTTCTACAGTCATGCTGCAGCTGAAAAAGTGCTTGATGGTTTTGCTGGGCATATAATGCCAAATACTGACCAACCTTTTAGGATAAACTGGGCATCATTTAGCATGGGGGATAGGCGTTCGGACATTGCTTCAGATCATTCCATATTTGTAGGCGATCTTGCCTCTGATGTCAATGATACTGCATTGCTAGAGACTTTCTCCAGCAGGTACTCCTCTGTCAAAGGTGCAAAAGTTGTTATTGATGCTAACACTGGTAGATCCAAGGGCTATGGCTTTGTGCGGTTTGGAGATGATAGTGAGAAGACAAACGCCATGACCGAGATGAATGGAGTGTATTGCTCAACTAGGCCCATGAGGATTGGCCCTGCAACTCCCAGAAAATCTTCAG GTACTTCTGGATCTACTGGTTCATCTGCTCGATCAGACGGAGATTTGACAAACACAACT GTATTTGTCGGTGGGCTTGACCCAAATGTTAGTGAAGATGATCTTAAGCAAACCTTCACCCAGTATGGTGAGATTTCCTCTGTGAAGATTCCCGTTGGGAAACAGTGTGGGTTCgtgcagtttcttcagag AAAGAATGCAGAAGATGCATTGCAAGGGCTAAATGGGAGCACCATCGGGAAACAGACCGTGCGCCTTTCATGGGGTCGCAATCCAGCAAACAAGCAG TTGAGGAGTGACAACGGCAACCAGTGGAACAACGGGATGTACTACGCGCCCTCGCCGTTCTACAACGGGTACGGCTACCCCGCGGCACCGTTCCCTGACCCGGGCATGTACGCCGCTGCCTATGGCGCCTACCCGGTCTACGGGAACCAGCAACAGGTCAGCTGA